A window from Mytilus galloprovincialis chromosome 8, xbMytGall1.hap1.1, whole genome shotgun sequence encodes these proteins:
- the LOC143085637 gene encoding uncharacterized protein LOC143085637: MKKAMRICFIRWIVVGIGVFAVSLVFLGLHTSSLQGSTIKQNTNRRDDVNTDYNMFDHQYTPANLKLRQYKQLPIDTGISNLKENLIKLAKEIQKTKIHIRGTKARESLTNVIDVVKDLFRLTNTSMDNFHRKTKSSKHICKEIYKGTTYGYPFFYKGFETKNCSYATSIDKLVTVVFIHKQEKVSKLEHILKNILNYNPRLKVVVGKEKNSRISLSESFGNVTVIDYSKADSDGTIWNLLITKVKTEYALIARNISTFNIDARLERLVREIEALDVVTAGGASRDQNGLWKLGCYQTAYKNFSLIYDEGYDESLHECIFCDYISGSFLSRLSTFQSFPFDAKMNGMSVFHDFFLRLSQSKLESVICPDSMFYMQKQKQSDNYNDWAQLGIKWKLYRMKISDEVDIQFPCKKETYKCFNGLGYVLSPCCLQELADMINFIMKTCEESNVLCELQEGTLLGAVKFHKVLPWERDADLTFLTANFTALTKLKSYIMKKYSFTYDAASLWCCADNRTAGGKMKVHSKHWHIEMYGQHLMDSEKLLTDGLKPTKILLNGQWVGVPRNPGWHARNRYGHEIYAHAQHWMAMGQGNGWIDYKTNQFTPCRTPGRHDCVDSFNGDGNLPFSLPIP; this comes from the coding sequence ATGAAAAAGGCAATGAGAATTTGTTTTATCCGATGGATAGTTGTCGGAATTGGTGTATTTGCTGTTAGCTTGGTATTCCTTGGACTACATACTTCGTCGCTACAGGGCTCTAccataaaacaaaacacaaatcgTCGAGATGACGTAAACACTGACTATAATATGTTTGACCACCAATATACTCCCGCGAATTTGAAATTACGTCAATACAAGCAGTTACCAATAGATACAGGAATTTCCAACCTAAAAGAAAATCTTATAAAACTGGCAAAAGAAAttcagaaaactaaaatccataTTAGAGGAACAAAGGCTAGGGAATCCTTAACGAATGTCATTGATGTGGTAAAAGATTTATTTAGACTGACCAATACAAGTATGGATAATTTTCATCGGAAGACAAAATCGTCGAAGCATATTTGCAAGGAAATCTATAAAGGGACAACATACGGTTATCCGTTCTTTTACAAAGGATTTGAAACCAAAAACTGTTCATATGCAACTTCTATAGACAAGCTAGTAACTGTTgtttttattcataaacaagAAAAAGTCAGTAAGTTAGaacatattttgaaaaacattttgaattacaATCCTCGATTAAAAGTTGTAGTAGGAAAAGAAAAGAATTCAAGAATATCTCTTTCAGAATCTTTCGGTAATGTAACTGTCATAGATTATTCTAAGGCAGATTCAGATGGTACAATTTGgaatttattgataacaaaagtAAAAACCGAATATGCGCTGATTGCTAGAAACATTTCCACATTTAACATTGATGCACGTCTAGAACGACTTGTTCGGGAAATAGAAGCCTTAGACGTCGTCACAGCTGGTGGGGCATCACGTGACCAAAATGGCCTTTGGAAACTTGGATGTTATCAGACAGCTTATAAAAACTTCTCACTGATTTATGACGAAGGCTATGACGAATCTCTTCATgaatgtattttttgtgattacatAAGTGGTTCATTTCTTTCTAGACTATCAACTTTTCAAAGCTTTCCATTTGACGCGAAAATGAATGGGATGTCGGTCTTTCATGATTTCTTCTTACGTCTTTCACAGAGTAAATTAGAGTCTGTTATTTGTCCTGATTCAATGTTTTATatgcaaaaacaaaaacagtctGACAATTATAATGACTGGGCACAGCTTGGCATTAAATGGAAATTATATCGTATGAAAATTTCTGACGAAGTTGATATACAGTTTCCATGTAAAAAGGAAACctataaatgttttaatggtctAGGGTATGTGTTATCGCCATGTTGTCTCCAAGAATTAGCTGACATGATTAATTTCATAATGAAAACGTGTGAGGAATCGAATGTTTTATGCGAACTCCAAGAAGGAACATTGTTAGGTGCTGTCAAATTCCACAAAGTTTTACCTTGGGAAAGAGACGCAGATTTAACGTTTCTAACGGCAAATTTTACGGCATTAACAAAACTAAAATCTtatattatgaaaaaatattcttttacatATGATGCAGCAAGTTTGTGGTGTTGTGCTGACAACAGGACTGCCGGAGGAAAAATGAAAGTTCACAGCAAACACTGGCACATTGAAATGTACGGACAACATCTCATGGATTCAGAAAAGTTACTAACGGATGGATTAAAACCCaccaaaattttattaaatggtCAATGGGTAGGAGTCCCTAGAAATCCTGGTTGGCACGCTAGAAATCGATACGGACATGAAATATATGCACATGCTCAACACTGGATGGCTATGGGACAGGGTAATGGTTGGATTGATTACAAAACAAACCAGTTTACCCCTTGTCGAACACCAGGAAGACATGACTGCGTAGATAGTTTTAACGGGGATGGCAATCTTCCATTTT